A segment of the Symmachiella macrocystis genome:
GCGATTGGGGGCTGTTCATGGATTAGTCTCCTGTTTCCGCCGTCACGCACATCAGGCAGAACCTAGGAATTTAGAGAGCCACGCATGCCTATTCCTCACCAACGCACGTTGATTTTTGATGAAGTTCGTAACTTTGGTGAAATCCCCGACGAATTTGAGTTGCCTGACCTGACTCAGATTCAGACCGCGTCTTACGCGGAGTTCTTGCAGGTCGGCATTCCCTCGCGGCAACGCAAGGACCAAGGCTTGGAGGGTATCCTCCGTGAGATTTTTCCCGTAGAAAGCTATGACGGCCAGTATTCGCTGGACTACGTCAAGTATGAGCTGGGAAAGCCTCGCTACACGCCGACCGAATGTGTCCAGTTGCGGATGACGTACGGTCGTCCCTTCCGTGTCTGGTTGCGCCTCAACAAAGAGCAGCCGATCGAGGAAGAAGTCTATCTGGGCGACATGCCGATCATGCTCGGTGGTGGTGAGTTTATCATCAACGGTGCCGAGCGGGTGGTTGTGAGCCAGTTGCACCGTTCGCCAGGTGTGGACTTTGTCTCTTCTTCGGAACCGGGTGGAAAGCCGACTTATTCCTGTCGCGTGATCCCCGAGCGGGGAAGCTGGATCGAGTTGAACATCTCGAAGAAGGAAGGTCTTGGCGTTCGGATTGACCAAAGTGGTAAGTTCTCGGCTCTCACGTTGCTGCGAGCCATGGACCCGGAATACTCGACCGATGCTTCGTTGTTGAAGTTGTTCTACGAGGTGACCGAAAACAAGACGTCGCCGGCCAGTTTGGAAAAAACGTTAGGCAAGATTGCCGCCGAAGACATCGTGTTTCCCGCAGGGCATGAGCGTTGCGGTGAAATCATTGCCGAGGCGGGCGAGGCACTCACTGAGAAGATGCACGACGACATCAAAGAGTCGTCGCTAAAGTCGATTTCGGTGATTGAAAAGGTCGATGACGCGTTGATCCTCAACAGTCTGGAAGAGGACACAACCTGCAGTCACGAAGAAGCCTTGTTGCGGATTTATCAACGGTTGCGTCCGGGGAACCCGCCGCAATTGGATAAGGCGACGGACCTGTTCCGTGAAAAGTTCTACGACGTGAATCGCTACCGGTTGGGTCGCGTCGGACGCTTCCGCATTAATCGCAAGTTCAATCAAGACGTGCCGGACACGGAGATGACTCTGCGTGCCGAGGACTTCATCAACGCGATCCGTTATATCATCCGGTTGCGGGTGAGCGATCCGACGGCCTATGTCGACGACATCGACAACCTGGGAAATCGCCGTTTGCGGACGATTGATGAGTTGGGTGCCGATGAGGTTCGCAAAGGTTTCTTGAAACTGCGGCGGACGGTCCAGGAACGGATGACACACAAGGATGTGGAGGAAATGACTCCACGGACTTTGGTTAATCCCAAGAGTGTTTCGGCAGCAATCGAGTTCTTCTTCGGTCGTAGCGAACTGTCGCAAGTTGTCGACCAGACGAACCCGCTTTCGATGCTGACGCACGAACGCCGTTTGAGTGCGTTGGGGCCGGGTGGTTTGAATCGTAAACGGGCCGGCTTTGAAGTCCGTGACGTTCACATTTCGCACTACGGTCGTATTTGTCCGATTGAGACGCCGGAAGGGACGAACATCGGCCTGATTTCCAGCTTGAGTATGTACTCCAAGGTGGATCATTACGGCTTCCTGACCACGCCCTATCGCAAAGTGAACAAGGGCAAGCTGACCGACGAAATTTGCTGGCTGCGTGCCGACGAAGAAGCGTCGTCGCACTTGGCCCCGGCTGATACTCCGGTCGAAAAAGGCCGACTGACCAACGATCGCGTGATCGCACGTCACCGCAGCGACTTTGTCTGGGTCGGCGCCGATGAGATCAACTACATCGATATTTCACCACGGCAAATGGTGGGTGTCTCGGCGGGATTGATTCCGTTTCTGGAGCACGACGATGCCAACCGGGCTTTGATGGGTTCCAACATGCAACGGCAAGCGGTGCCGCTGTTGGTCGCCGAACCGCCGCTGGTGGGAACGGGCATTGAAGGGCCGGTTGCGGAAAACTCCGGCATGTTGGTTCGCACCGA
Coding sequences within it:
- the rpoB gene encoding DNA-directed RNA polymerase subunit beta — translated: MPIPHQRTLIFDEVRNFGEIPDEFELPDLTQIQTASYAEFLQVGIPSRQRKDQGLEGILREIFPVESYDGQYSLDYVKYELGKPRYTPTECVQLRMTYGRPFRVWLRLNKEQPIEEEVYLGDMPIMLGGGEFIINGAERVVVSQLHRSPGVDFVSSSEPGGKPTYSCRVIPERGSWIELNISKKEGLGVRIDQSGKFSALTLLRAMDPEYSTDASLLKLFYEVTENKTSPASLEKTLGKIAAEDIVFPAGHERCGEIIAEAGEALTEKMHDDIKESSLKSISVIEKVDDALILNSLEEDTTCSHEEALLRIYQRLRPGNPPQLDKATDLFREKFYDVNRYRLGRVGRFRINRKFNQDVPDTEMTLRAEDFINAIRYIIRLRVSDPTAYVDDIDNLGNRRLRTIDELGADEVRKGFLKLRRTVQERMTHKDVEEMTPRTLVNPKSVSAAIEFFFGRSELSQVVDQTNPLSMLTHERRLSALGPGGLNRKRAGFEVRDVHISHYGRICPIETPEGTNIGLISSLSMYSKVDHYGFLTTPYRKVNKGKLTDEICWLRADEEASSHLAPADTPVEKGRLTNDRVIARHRSDFVWVGADEINYIDISPRQMVGVSAGLIPFLEHDDANRALMGSNMQRQAVPLLVAEPPLVGTGIEGPVAENSGMLVRTEKSGTINYVDANVVEVDGRKYPMKKFVGLNERTCLNQKPIVALGQKVKKGQVLCDGAATVNGLLALGRNVLVGFMSWEGYNFEDAIILSEKMVKSDTYTSIHIDEFDVEIRETKLGREEFTRDIPNVSEKALRHLGEDGIVQIGTRVRSGDILVGKVSPKAKSELTPEEKLLHAIFGRAGEDVKNESLEVSSGVEGIVIDTQKFSRKMSLTEGERKKFDAELKSKEQEGHKAIAEAFLEFLKEFESALGKKLTDDDGQNVGSSENEKAIAEYAEGFLSRYEGLDIRSPQKKSACNAVIKSSWVTVENAIDTHNQMLNSLKRGDELPSGVLQMVKVYVASKRQISVGDKMAGRHGNKGVISKVLPEEDMPFLEDGTPIDIILNPLGVPSRMNVGQILETHLGWAAEKLEYRAVCPVFDGASEDVLRGELKAAGLPEDGKSVLFDGRTGEQLDQKVTVGRIYMLKLHHLVDDKVHARATGPYSLITQQPLGGKARFGGQRFGEMEVWALEAYGAAYILQELLTVKSDDVEGRTKIYESMVKGENTLEAGTPASFDVLNNEIRGLALNLQLEKTRI